CAGGTTGAAACAATCCATAGTTTCTCTCAGAAGTTGGTCCTGGCTTCAAATCTTCATTGAACAATGCAAACAAATAAGCCTCCAATCTCATCCTTGGCTTCAATGGTGTTCCTTCATTTTCCATTTGTCTCCTAAACAAGTTCCTATTGTATGTTGCTGCATTCTGCACTGTTGCTCCTGCTTCATCACTGTCCCCCTTTGAAGGCCACCCTGTTTCTGAAACCCTAATTTCAATATCATTGAACCCTAACTTTGCAATTGCAAATGCAACTGCATCTACCTGCGCATATAGCATGTTGTCATAGTGTAATTTTGTGTTTGGATCAACCATTCCCCCACTTGGATTGAAGAGAACATAGTCTAATGGGATTTCATTTGGGTTGTCTTTGTATGCAAAGAAAGGGTATGCATTGATCCAAAATGGTGAATTTGTTTTTGATAAGAAGCTTAAGAATTGTGTCATGGTTTCAGTTATCTCATTCTTGAAGGTACCAGCTGAAGGAGGGTATGATTCTTGAAGAACTGCAAGGGAGCTTGGTGATGAGACTTGGATGTTCGATGAAATGCTTAGCTGAGATAATGCATTTTGGATGTTGATCACTGCTGGAACAAGGTACTGAAACATTGTTGGATTCTCATCTGTGTAAACTTCGTTGCCTACTTGGATTCCTGTGATTTTTGTGTCTGGTAGGTAGGGTTTGATGTTGTTGCTTACCCATTGAAGTGCTTGTTGTGGATCATTTAACTGGCTTAGTATTTGGTTCTCAACTGTTACAATGATTTCAATTTCTGAGTTGGCAAAAGCTTTCAGAATCTCAGGATTGGTGTCATAGATTCTTGTTCTTGTTATCTTTAGGGTGCCTAAGAGTTCAAGGACCTTGTCTGGTGTTGGTAAATTGTTGGCTACTTGGCCGTAGTTGATTCCGAACGACGCTACGCGTCGGAAAAGCATGATATCTGTGTCCATACAATCATCTAAATGTGTTAATTACATATTCACTTCACTTAGATTGCAGTCTAGAATCACATAACAGTTACAATTAAGGCCTGTTTTCTATGATTTCTGCATTATAATGCAACTGCAATTTCATTTCAATACAAAATACTAATACAAAACAAACTTCTTTACCCTTTTTTCCTTTGATTGATATCAAAGTTGGTGAAGCTAAAAATTTCACGAGACAtgcaaaaacaacaacaaaacatGCATAGAGAGAGCAGAGGAAAACAGAACAAAGTACCTGCAAAGAGAAGAAACAGCAGAAGAATATAGCTGCATGGCATTCTGCTGATAAATGTTGCCATTGTGAACAAAGATAGAGGAACCGCACTGATGTTTGAGAGTTCCAAAATAGATAGCTATAGAGCTTTGGTTTGCCTTAGCAGTAAGGGCTCGTCAAATTTAAATGTATTTGGATAGTTGGATAGtccttgtatttatattttttgtgacaaGGTTGTCTCTTTCCAACCCACTCCAACTTCCAAACCTcctccttttttaaaaaaataa
The sequence above is drawn from the Arachis hypogaea cultivar Tifrunner chromosome 4, arahy.Tifrunner.gnm2.J5K5, whole genome shotgun sequence genome and encodes:
- the LOC112796703 gene encoding glucan endo-1,3-beta-glucosidase 14; translated protein: MATFISRMPCSYILLLFLLFADIMLFRRVASFGINYGQVANNLPTPDKVLELLGTLKITRTRIYDTNPEILKAFANSEIEIIVTVENQILSQLNDPQQALQWVSNNIKPYLPDTKITGIQVGNEVYTDENPTMFQYLVPAVINIQNALSQLSISSNIQVSSPSSLAVLQESYPPSAGTFKNEITETMTQFLSFLSKTNSPFWINAYPFFAYKDNPNEIPLDYVLFNPSGGMVDPNTKLHYDNMLYAQVDAVAFAIAKLGFNDIEIRVSETGWPSKGDSDEAGATVQNAATYNRNLFRRQMENEGTPLKPRMRLEAYLFALFNEDLKPGPTSERNYGLFQPDESMAYNVGLSAFATTSNPSTSISLTSSATHNKATPPKKYQSLFCCLFVYLLTSTLCGFV